The Daucus carota subsp. sativus chromosome 9, DH1 v3.0, whole genome shotgun sequence genome window below encodes:
- the LOC108200445 gene encoding uncharacterized protein LOC108200445 isoform X2 encodes MASTSVEDFVGNGSLKELLPKLFEDGWDDVLTLKVMNSEDMVEINMTREQKDALEIRSYLHDHSLIQYGDKLEASGKCLAELLNLNTAELSFQFGMKRGHIARFMNRTSECSEKPSPASITLPERQRQVPTTNNNNYKGELMSASSRKLQSVRRVPLKSNSIANSVTNQHSLSDFKLKDDHIYKGIVAAMPDEPRGCGCVMPPSVAKNVAPYSTIQNISVQKLTPEYKNGMEHLIKTKTPPMKASELWCHKPAVLLCIRRPGCIMCRAEAHKINLNKPIFDALGIQLYAVIQEQIESEVKDFWPRYWSGAVILDKNREFFKALGGGNLMKENFISGFLLNPRAIANYKRAKAMGLEHNYRGEGDIKGGLFIIGKGKTGIAYQFIERNFGDWAPLAEVIGICTQLQNRQQNLGESCKSSQEYSAA; translated from the exons ATGGCTTCTACATCTGTTGAGGATTTTGTTGGAAATGGATCCTTGAAGGAATTACTCCCAAAGTTGTTTGAAGATGGCTGGGATGACGTGCTTACGTTAAAGGTAATGAATTCGGAGGATATGGTTGAGATAAACATGACCCGAGAACAAAAG GATGCACTAGAAATAAGGTCATACCTGCATGATCATTCACTGATCCAATATGGAGACAAGCTAGAGGCATCAGGAAAATGTCTCGCCGAGCTTCTCAACTTAAATACTGCAGAACTCTCTTTTCAGTTTGGTATGAAAAGGGGCCACATTGCACGTTTCATGAACAGAACAAGTGAATGCTCAGAGAAGCCATCACCTGCATCAATCACTCTTCCAGAGAGGCAAAGACAGGTACCTACCACAAACAACAACAACTACAAGGGGGAGCTTATGTCTGCCAGCTCGAGGAAACTGCAAAGCGTGAGACGAGTCCCACTAAAGAGCAACAGTATTGCTAATAGTGTGACAAATCAGCACTCCCTGTCTGATTTTAAATTGAAAGATGATCATATTTATAAGGGGATCGTGGCAGCGATGCCTGATGAGCCCAGAGGGTGTGGTTGTGTGATGCCTCCTTCTGTAGCTAAAAATGTTGCTCCATATTCTACTATTCAAAATATCTCAGTTCAAAAACTGACTCCGGAATATAAAAACGGAATGGAACATTTGATAAAGACAAAGACACCTCCAATGAAAGCTTCAGAACTTTGGTGCCACAAACCAGCTGTACTTCTCTGCATCCGTCGACCAGG GTGCATTATGTGCAGAGCTGAAGCTCATAAGATCAACTTGAACAAACCAATATTTGATGCACTTGGAATTCAGTTGTATGCAGTAATTCAAGAGCAAATAGAGTCTGAG GTAAAGGACTTCTGGCCCAGATATTGGAGTGGTGCCGTAATCCTAGACAAGAACAGAGAATTTTTCAAAGCTTTGGGTGGTGGGAATCTAATGAAAGAAAACTTTATATCAGGATTTCTTCTCAATCCCCGGGCTATAGCAAACTACAAGCGCGCAAAAGCTATGGGTTTAGAGCATAACTATAGAGGAGAAGGGGATATAAAAGGAGGACTGTTTATTATTGGCAAAGGAAAAACTGGAATTGCATACCAGTTCATTGAAAGAAATTTTGGGGACTGGGCACCTCTTGCTGAAGTCATTGGGATCTGCACACAGTTGCAG AACCGACAACAAAATCTGGGGGAGTCTTGCAAGTCATCACAGGAATACAGTGCAGCTTAA
- the LOC108200445 gene encoding uncharacterized protein LOC108200445 isoform X1: MASTSVEDFVGNGSLKELLPKLFEDGWDDVLTLKVMNSEDMVEINMTREQKDALEIRSYLHDHSLIQYGDKLEASGKCLAELLNLNTAELSFQFGMKRGHIARFMNRTSECSEKPSPASITLPERQRQVPTTNNNNYKGELMSASSRKLQSVRRVPLKSNSIANSVTNQHSLSDFKLKDDHIYKGIVAAMPDEPRGCGCVMPPSVAKNVAPYSTIQNISVQKLTPEYKNGMEHLIKTKTPPMKASELWCHKPAVLLCIRRPGCIMCRAEAHKINLNKPIFDALGIQLYAVIQEQIESEVKDFWPRYWSGAVILDKNREFFKALGGGNLMKENFISGFLLNPRAIANYKRAKAMGLEHNYRGEGDIKGGLFIIGKGKTGIAYQFIERNFGDWAPLAEVIGICTQLQVLSHASLMQCSRVLFNFFDMLLSDIMRRKGKDT, encoded by the exons ATGGCTTCTACATCTGTTGAGGATTTTGTTGGAAATGGATCCTTGAAGGAATTACTCCCAAAGTTGTTTGAAGATGGCTGGGATGACGTGCTTACGTTAAAGGTAATGAATTCGGAGGATATGGTTGAGATAAACATGACCCGAGAACAAAAG GATGCACTAGAAATAAGGTCATACCTGCATGATCATTCACTGATCCAATATGGAGACAAGCTAGAGGCATCAGGAAAATGTCTCGCCGAGCTTCTCAACTTAAATACTGCAGAACTCTCTTTTCAGTTTGGTATGAAAAGGGGCCACATTGCACGTTTCATGAACAGAACAAGTGAATGCTCAGAGAAGCCATCACCTGCATCAATCACTCTTCCAGAGAGGCAAAGACAGGTACCTACCACAAACAACAACAACTACAAGGGGGAGCTTATGTCTGCCAGCTCGAGGAAACTGCAAAGCGTGAGACGAGTCCCACTAAAGAGCAACAGTATTGCTAATAGTGTGACAAATCAGCACTCCCTGTCTGATTTTAAATTGAAAGATGATCATATTTATAAGGGGATCGTGGCAGCGATGCCTGATGAGCCCAGAGGGTGTGGTTGTGTGATGCCTCCTTCTGTAGCTAAAAATGTTGCTCCATATTCTACTATTCAAAATATCTCAGTTCAAAAACTGACTCCGGAATATAAAAACGGAATGGAACATTTGATAAAGACAAAGACACCTCCAATGAAAGCTTCAGAACTTTGGTGCCACAAACCAGCTGTACTTCTCTGCATCCGTCGACCAGG GTGCATTATGTGCAGAGCTGAAGCTCATAAGATCAACTTGAACAAACCAATATTTGATGCACTTGGAATTCAGTTGTATGCAGTAATTCAAGAGCAAATAGAGTCTGAG GTAAAGGACTTCTGGCCCAGATATTGGAGTGGTGCCGTAATCCTAGACAAGAACAGAGAATTTTTCAAAGCTTTGGGTGGTGGGAATCTAATGAAAGAAAACTTTATATCAGGATTTCTTCTCAATCCCCGGGCTATAGCAAACTACAAGCGCGCAAAAGCTATGGGTTTAGAGCATAACTATAGAGGAGAAGGGGATATAAAAGGAGGACTGTTTATTATTGGCAAAGGAAAAACTGGAATTGCATACCAGTTCATTGAAAGAAATTTTGGGGACTGGGCACCTCTTGCTGAAGTCATTGGGATCTGCACACAGTTGCAGGTACTTTCACATGCTTCTTTAATGCAGTGTTCCAgggttttatttaatttcttcGACATGCTCCTGAGTGATATTATGAGAAGGAAAGGAAAAGATACTTAA
- the LOC108202798 gene encoding amino acid transporter AVT6A, producing the protein MTIKAENHAKKKQSTKNSSSSSRKAKKDVSVNEKTHLLPKKHGHGDFDGASFTGGVMNLSTTIIGAGVMALPATMKVLGLGLGIVSILFVAFLTEASISMLLKFGRHSSSYGSIMHDAFGNVGKKMLEGFVVINNVGVLIVYMIIIGDVLSGTSASGIHHAGVLEGWFGEQWWTGRFCILVVSTICVLAPLTSFKRIDSLSFTSGLAVALAIVFLVITAGITVYKCFDGTIAMPRLLPDITDVNSIWKLFTVVPVLVTAYICHFNVHSIESELEDPSLIRPVVQTSLLLCSTVYIMTSFFGFLLFGDATLDDVLANFDKNLGVPFSYQLNDVVRVSYALHLMLVFPIVFHPLRLNLDALLFPTSTPLLSDNVRFSWITIGLNSVVFLAANFIPSIWDAFQFTGATTAVCIGFIFPASIALRDTHGQATTKDKLLSAFMIGLAVFASSVAIYSDAYTLFKKTPSPRA; encoded by the exons ATGACAATCAAGGCTGAAAATCATGCAAAGAAGAAACAATCCACCAAGAACTCATCAAGCTCATCAAGGAAAGCCAAGAAAGATGTGAGTGTCAATGAGAAAACTCACCTCTTGCCTAAGAAACATGGGCATGGTGATTTTGATGGAGCTTCATTTACTGGTGGAGTGATGAATCTGTCTACTACTATTATTGGAGCTGGTGTCATGGCTCTTCCTGCTACTATGAAAGTGCTGGGACTTGGGCTTGGGATTGTTAGTATTTTGTTTGTGGCCTTTTTGACTGAGGCTTCTATTAGTATGTTGTTGAAATTTGGGAGGCATTCTTCTTCTTATGGGAGTATTATGCATGATGCTTTTGGGAATGTTGGCAAGAAAATGTTGGAAGGGTTTGTGGTGATAAATAATGTTGGTGTGCTTATTGTTTACATGATTATTATTG GTGATGTTTTATCTGGTACATCTGCTAGTGGGATTCACCATGCTGGTGTGTTGGAAGGATGGTTTGGGGAACAATGGTGGACTGGCCGCTTTTGTATTCTAGTTGTATCAACAATCTGTGTACTTGCTCCATTAACATCCTTTAAAAGGATCG ATTCATTGAGCTTCACATCTGGCTTGGCAGTTGCCCTGGCAATAGTTTTCCTAGTTATTACCGCAGGAATTACAGTCTATAAATGCTTTGATGGCACTATTGCTATGCCGCGGTTGCTTCCTGATATTACTGATGTTAATTCTATCTGGAAACTTTTCACAGTAGTGCCTGTTCTTGTGACAGCCTATATCTGCCACTTCAATG TGCACTCTATCGAAAGTGAACTTGAAGACCCTTCCCTGATAAGACCAGTTGTGCAGACTTCTTTGCTTTTGTGTTCCACTGTTTACATCATGACAAGTTTCTTTGGTTTCCTACTTTTTGGTGATGCAACGCTGGATGATGTCCTGGCCAATTTTGACAAGAATCTCGGTGTTCCATTTAGTTATCAGCTCAATGATGTTGTTCGTGTCAGCTATGCTCTCCACCTCATGCTCGTCTTCCCAATTGTATTTCATCCTCTCCGCTTGAATTTGGATGCCCTTCTCTTTCCCACATCTACACCTTTGCTTTCAGACAATGTCCGCTTTAGTTGGATTACTATAGGACTCAACTCTGTTGTCTTTTTAGCTGCAAATTTCATTCCCAGCATTTGGGATGCTTTCCAGTTCACAGGAGCGACAACTGCAGTGTGCATTGGATTCATCTTCCCTGCATCTATTGCTCTCAG GGATACACATGGACAAGCTACAACGAAGGACAAACTTCTGTCAGCTTTCATGATTGGCCTTGCTGTGTTTGCAAGTTCTGTGGCAATATATAGCGACGCTTACACACTTTTCAAGAAAACTCCATCTCCTCGTGCATGA